A stretch of Lathyrus oleraceus cultivar Zhongwan6 chromosome 6, CAAS_Psat_ZW6_1.0, whole genome shotgun sequence DNA encodes these proteins:
- the LOC127091464 gene encoding haloacid dehalogenase-like hydrolase domain-containing protein At2g33255: MPLLSSPKAFLLFPRMSHSAIKTRLRGVVFDMDGTLTVPVIDFVSMYKAVLGDDEYHRIKASNPAGIDILKLIDHWPSHQQRQAYDTIARFEQDALHKLQIMPGAAELCNVIDSKKMRRGLITRNMKSAVDLFHQRFGITFSPALSREFRPYKPDPAPLLHICSLWDVQPNEVIMVGDSLKDDVACGGRAGAYTCLLDQTGRYNSPEYANVDFKPDFKVTSLAEVYSILERNFELSP; encoded by the exons ATGCCATTGCTCTCTTCCCCAAAGGCTTTTCTCCTCTTCCCCCGGATGTCACACTCCGCCATCAAAACGCGCCTCAGAGGCGTCGTTTTTGACATGGACGGCACACTCACCGTCCCCGTCATCGATTTCGTCTCCATGTACAAAGCCGTCCTCGGCGACGACGAGTATCACCGCATCAAAGCCTCAAACCCTGCCGGAATCGACATCTTGAAACTCATCGACCACTGGCCTTCACATCAACAACGCCAAGCCTATGATACCATCGCCCGTTTCGAACAAGACGCTCTCCATAAACTCCAAATCATGCCCG GTGCTGCTGAGCTTTGTAACGTTATTGATTCTAAGAAAATGAGAAGGGGATTGATCACGCGGAATATGAAGTCTGCGGTTGATTTGTTCCACCAACGCTTTGGG ATTACATTTTCTCCAGCATTAAGCAGGGAATTTCGGCCTTATAAACCTGATCCAGCTCCATTACTGCATATTTGTTCTCTTTGGGATGTTCAACCTAATGAAGTAATAATGGTTGGGGATAGCCTTAAAGATGAT GTGGCTTGTGGAGGGCGAGCAGGAGCATATACGTGTCTGCTTGATCAAACTGGAAGATACAATTCTCCCGAGTATGCTAATGTTGATTTCAAACCAGATTTCAAGGTAACTTCTCTTGCTGAAGTTTACTCGATTCTGGAGAGAAATTTTGAGTTGTCACCATGA
- the LOC127097358 gene encoding pentatricopeptide repeat-containing protein At3g12770: protein MILRKTFSLTVSRYYSSVTVFLAPQNLLDLLQLSIDLHSHKLSQQCHSQILANGFSQNAFLTTRLISAYATSGELTMSKLVFDSVQTKNVYLWNSIINGHVKNHQFDQAIVLFRQMGLSSLLPDDYTLSTISKVSGEVKDLVLGKLIHGKSMRIGFVSDIVLANSVMSMYSRCGEFGDAMKVFDEMPRRNVASFNVIISGCSAMGYFASALNGDLWDFFRRMQYEGFKADAFTVASLLPLCSDNGGKWDYGRELHCYLVKNGLDLKMVSDVHIGSSLIDMYSRSKKLVLSRRVFDQMRSRNIYVWTAMINGCVQNGAPQDALILLREMQRKDRLRPNEVSLISILPACGLLAGLMGGKQVHALSIKMELNDYISLCNALIDMYAKCGSLDYARRVFDNGSYFKDAITWSSIISAYGLHGKGGEAVTTYYKMLQEGIKPDMITVVSVLSACSKSGLVDEGISIYNSLRTKYEIKPTVEIYACVVDLLGRSGQLDQALEFIKKMPINPGPSVWGSLFTASVVHGNSMTRDLAYRCLLELEPENPSNYISLSNTYASYRRWDVVTEVRTMMKEKGLRKVPGISWITMGGKTHSFTVADKAHPCSSSIYEMLDDLVSIMTDGCTDIDILT from the coding sequence ATGATTCTGAGGAAGACATTCTCCCTCACAGTCTCTCGTTATTACAGTTCCGTCACTGTCTTCCTTGCACCACAGAATCTTCTCGATCTTCTTCAGCTCAGCATTGACCTTCATTCTCACAAACTTTCCCAACAATGTCACTCTCAAATCCTCGCAAATGGGTTTTCCCAAAACGCTTTCCTCACCACCAGGCTCATCTCCGCATACGCCACATCTGGAGAGTTAACCATGTCAAAACTCGTCTTTGACTCTGTTCAGACCAAAAACGTTTATCTCTGGAACTCCATCATTAATGGCCATGTCAAGAATCATCAATTTGATCAAGCCATTGTGTTGTTCCGCCAAATGGGTCTTAGTAGTTTGTTGCCTGATGATTACACACTTTCTACAATTTCCAAAGTTTCTGGTGAGGTTAAGGACTTGGTTTTAGGGAAATTGATTCATGGGAAGAGTATGAGGATTGGGTTTGTGTCGGATATTGTTCTTGCCAATTCTGTTATGTCAATGTATAGTAGATGTGGAGAGTTTGGTGATGCGATGAAGGTGTTTGATGAAATGCCTCGTAGGAATGTTGCTTCATTCAATGTTATAATTTCTGGATGCTCTGCCATGGGATATTTTGCTTCTGCTTTAAACGGTGATTTGTGGGATTTTTTCAGAAGAATGCAGTATGAAGGCTTTAAGGCGGATGCTTTTACCGTTGCTAGTCTTTTGCCTTTGTGTTCTGATAATGGCGGGAAGTGGGATTATGGGAGGGAACTTCACTGTTATCTTGTGAAGAATGGATTGGATTTGAAAATGGTATCAGATGTTCATATTGGGTCTTCTTTGATAGATATGTATTCAAGGAGTAAAAAACTTGTTCTTAGTAGGAGAGTATTTGATCAAATGAGAAGTAGAAACATATATGTATGGACTGCAATGATTAATGGTTGTGTACAGAATGGAGCGCCTCAGGATGCATTGATTCTTCTCCGTGAGATGCAAAGGAAGGATCGACTACGACCCAATGAAGTATCACTTATTAGCATACTTCCAGCTTGTGGCTTGCTTGCTGGATTAATGGGAGGGAAACAAGTCCATGCGCTTTCGATTAAAATGGAGTTGAATGATTATATTTCTCTATGTAATGCTTTGATTGATATGTATGCCAAATGTGGGAGTTTAGATTATGCAAGACGGGTATTTGATAATGGTTCTTATTTCAAAGATGCTATCACTTGGAGTTCGATTATCTCGGCGTATGGATTACATGGAAAAGGAGGGGAAGCTGTGACTACATATTACAAAATGCTTCAGGAAGGGATCAAACCAGACATGATAACAGTGGTTAGTGTTCTTTCTGCTTGTAGCAAGTCAGGATTGGTAGATGAAGGCATTAGTATATATAACTCCTTGCGGACGAAGTATGAAATAAAACCAACAGTTGAAATCTATGCTTGTGTAGTAGATTTGTTAGGTCGATCGGGCCAGCTTGATCAAGCGTTGGAGTTCATTAAAAAAATGCCAATAAATCCTGGTCCAAGTGTTTGGGGATCTCTTTTCACTGCCTCTGTAGTACATGGGAATTCAATGACACGAGACTTGGCTTATAGGTGTCTCTTAGAGCTAGAACCTGAAAACCCTTCCAATTATATCTCGCTTTCAAATACATATGCCTCTTATAGAAGATGGGATGTTGTAACTGAGGTGAGAACAATGATGAAAGAGAAAGGCTTAAGAAAAGTTCCAGGTATCAGTTGGATAACTATGGGTGGTAAAACACATTCTTTCACTGTTGCTGATAAAGCACATCCTTGTTCTAGTTCAATCTATGAAATGCTTGATGACCTTGTATCAATAATGACAGATGGATGTACTGATATTGATATTCTAACTTAA